In bacterium, the genomic stretch TACCAACTTCTCTGCCTTCCATCCAAGTAGTATTAGTAATTGTTCATAGGACAATAGGTGCCAGTTATTTCGAATAATAGTAATATATCCACGCTGAAGCCAGTGCCTTCCCACAACAGGAGGAATGCGTAATCCCATATCCTGCGCTGATTTCATTACATTTTGTTCACTTGTCTTAAGAACCTGCGCCAATCGATTTGCTGAAACAAGTTCCCAATTACGCCAGATTACTGCTTGGTGCAAAGTAGGAAAATGAGGAAACCCAAGCGGCTCTGGTTGAGTGCCAACAGGCAATTCTACTTTGTCTCTCATATTCACTTACTATCTCTTCTGTTCTTTCCCGTTCTCTATTCCACTTCTATAATTCTCATTTGCTTATCAGACATAAGCTCTGCGCCATCTTTTGTAACCCTGATTCCATTTTCCCATCTGAGTCCGAAATTCTCTGACTGGAGGAATGTATCTACCTGAAAGGTCATATTTTCTTTAAGCAGATATGTTGAATCAGATTCCATCCAGGGACGCTCTACTTCTATCATGCCAAGGCCATGACATGGGCCGTATAAAAGATTATCACCGCATCCCTTTGATTTAACAAAGTCAAAGAATTTGTTCACAACATCTTTTGCTACGACACCTTCTTTTATAAATTCGATTGTTTTGTAATGCGCTTCAAGTCCAACTTCTACGAGCTTCCTCATTCCCTCGGACATCCTGCCTACACATACGGGTCTTCCCACCGATGGCGAATATCCCCCGACTCGTGCTCCTATACATAACTGTATCATATCGCCTTTTTCTATTTTTCTATGAGTGGGTCTTCCAATAGCATTGTTCGTTCTTTTTCCCGATAGAACATATGTTGGATGCGCCTCATATTCTGCGCCATTCGCATACATTGATGCCTGTGCAATGCCGACAATCTCTAACTCCGTCATACCAAGCTTAATGTTATTAATTATTTCCGTAAGTGCTAGTTCGGATATTCTGAATCCCTCTTTAAGAAGATTTATTTCATTCTCGCTTTTTATAATCCTCATATCCGTCATTATATCATCAGCTTTTACAATCTCAGCATCAGGCGCAGCTTTTTTGATAGCTTCATATACAGGTATCGGCATTATTGGATAACCTATTATGCCAATACGCTTGATTTTCCTGCCATTAGATGATTCTTCAAAAACAGACTCAAAGGAATCTATGTCTATATCCGGATAATTGGGTTCTGCTGACTCTCTGTATTGAAGTATCTTCTTAATATTTTCTATCTTACTTCTTCCTTCAGCGAATGTTTCACTTTCAGGACCTATGAGCAGCATTAAATCTCCTTGAGAGGGTATCAGCACTCC encodes the following:
- a CDS encoding Xaa-Pro peptidase family protein yields the protein MIREIPDSEFKERQKKVQEKVRENGLDIAIVHSHEADFANVRYLSDYWPIFETAGVLIPSQGDLMLLIGPESETFAEGRSKIENIKKILQYRESAEPNYPDIDIDSFESVFEESSNGRKIKRIGIIGYPIMPIPVYEAIKKAAPDAEIVKADDIMTDMRIIKSENEINLLKEGFRISELALTEIINNIKLGMTELEIVGIAQASMYANGAEYEAHPTYVLSGKRTNNAIGRPTHRKIEKGDMIQLCIGARVGGYSPSVGRPVCVGRMSEGMRKLVEVGLEAHYKTIEFIKEGVVAKDVVNKFFDFVKSKGCGDNLLYGPCHGLGMIEVERPWMESDSTYLLKENMTFQVDTFLQSENFGLRWENGIRVTKDGAELMSDKQMRIIEVE